In Humulus lupulus chromosome 6, drHumLupu1.1, whole genome shotgun sequence, a single genomic region encodes these proteins:
- the LOC133781503 gene encoding calpain-type cysteine protease DEK1, giving the protein MEGDEHRLLLACVISGTIFSFLGSASFSILWAVNWRPWRIYSWIFARKWPNILQGPQLNILCGFLSLSAWTVVISPIVVLIIWGSWLIIILGRDIIGLAVIMAGTALLLAFYSIMLWWRTQWQSSRAVAVLLLLAVALLCAYELCAVYVTAGSKASQQYSPSGFFFGVSAIALAINMLFICRMVFNGNGLDVDEYVRKAYKFAYSDCIEVGPVACLPEPPDPNELYTRQSSRASHLGLLYLGSLVVLLVYSILYGLTAKEARWLGATTSAAVIILDWNMGACLYGFQLLQSRVVALFVAGTSRVFLICFGVHYWYLGHCISYAVVASVLLGAAVSRHFSVSNPLAARRDALQSTVIRLREGFRRKEQNSSSSSSEGCGSSMKRSSSVEAGPLGNVIEASNRTTTQDANNWNVLCRTASSREGINSDKSIDSGRPSLALRSSSCRSVIQEAEVGTYSAEKNFDHNNSLVVCSSSGLESQGCESSTSNSANQQTLDLNLAMALQERLNDPRITSMLKRRARQGDRELANLLQDKGLDPNFVMMLKEKSLDPTILALLQRSSLDADRDHRDNTDITIVDSNSVENALPNQISLSEELRLHGLEKWLQLSRLVLHHVAGTPERAWVLFSFVFVLETVFVAIFRPKMIQIISATHQQFEFGIAVLLLSLVVCSIMAFLRSLQAEEMAMTSKSRKYGFLAWLLSTCVGLLLSFLSKSSVLLGLSLTVPLMVACLSVAFPIWIHNGYQLWFPRLRWANPEGNPQSPGTKEGIVLFVCMVLFTGSVFALGGIVSAKPLDDLSYKGLTGEQKGFSSPYASSIYIGWAMASAVALVVTGVLPIVSWFATYRFSLSSAVCVGIFTVVLVAFSGVSYLEVIKSRYDEVPTKVDFLAALLPLICIPALLSLSCGFYKWKDDNWRLSRVVYIFVTLGLLLLLGAISAVTVVVKPWTIGVAFLLVLLMIVLAISAIHHWASNNFYLTRTQTFFVCFLAFLLALAALIVGWFGERPFVGASVGYFSFLFLLAGRALTVLLSPPIVVYSPRVLPVYVYDSHADCGKNVSVAFLMLYGIALATEGWGVVASLKIYPPFAGAAVSAVTLVVSFGFAVSRPCLTLKMMEDAVHFLSKETVIQAIARSATKTRNALSGTYSAPQRSASSAALLVGDPTITRDRAGNFVLPRADVMKLRDRLRNEELVAGSFFCKMRSGRRFRFEPLSDVDHRRQMCAHARILALEEAIDTEWVYMWDKFGGYLLLLLGLTAKAERVQDEVRLRLFLESIGSSDLSAKKIKKWMPEDRRQFEIIQESYIREKEMEEELLMQRREEEGRGKERRKALLEKEERKWKEIEASLISSIPNAGSREAAAMAAAVRAVGGDSVLDDSFARERVSSIARRIRSTQLARRALQTGIADAVCVLDDEPTISGRHYGPIDPSICQTKKVSFSIAVMIQPESGPVCLLGTEFQQKICWEILVAGSEQGIEAGQVGLRLITKGDRQTTVAKEWSISATSIADGRWHMVTMTIDADSGEATCYLDGGFDGYQTALPLHVGDSIWEQGTEVWIGVRPPIDMDAFGRSDSEGAESKMHIMDVFLWGRCLTEDEIAALHGAIGSDEYSMADYPEDNWQWADSPVRVDDWDSDPADVDLYDRDDVDWDGQYSSGRKRRSDRECVMIDMVHPDSFARRFRKPRMETQEEINQRMLSVELAVKEALTARGERHFTDQEFPPSDQSLFVDPDNPPQKLQVVSDWMRPADIAKESRLDARPCLFNGVANPSDVCQGRLGDCWFLSAVAVLTEVSRISEVIITPEYNDEGIYTVRFCIQGEWVPVVVDDWIPCESPGKPAFATSRKGNELWVSLLEKAYAKLHGSYEALEGGLVQDALVDLTGGAGEEIDMRSAQAQIDLASGRLWSQLLRFKQEGFLLGAGSPTGSDVHISSSGIVQGHAYSLLQVKEVDGHKLIQIRNPWANEVEWNGPWSDSSPEWTDRMKHKLKHVPQSKDGIFWMSWQDFQIHFRSIYVCRVYPPEMRYSVHGQWRGYSAGGCQDYDTWHQNPQFRLRATGADASFPIHVFITLTQGVSFSRTVAGFRNYQSSHDSMMFYIGMRILKTRGRRAAYNIYLHESVGGTDYVNSREISCEMVLEPDPKGYTIVPTTIHPGEEAPFVLSVFTKASVTLEPL; this is encoded by the exons ATGGAAGGTGATGAGCATCGCCTGCTTTTGGCGTGTGTGATTTCGGGGACCATTTTCTCTTTTTTGGGTTCGGCTTCGTTTTCTATATTATGGGCAGTGAATTGGAGACCATGGAGGATTTACAG TTGGATCTTTGCCAGAAAATGGCCGAACATCTTGCAAGGACCACAGTTAAATATATTATGCGGTTTCCTGTCTCTCTCCGCATGGACAGTTGTTATTTCTCCGATTGTGGTTCTTATCATATGGGGAAGCTGGCTGATTATAATATTGGGTCGAGATATAATCGGTCTGGCTGTAATAATGGCTGGAACTGCTCTATTGTTGGCTTTTTATTCAATTATGCTTTGGTGGAGAACACAATGGCAAAGCTCAA GAGCTGTTGCTGTTCTTTTACTTCTAGCTGTTGCTCTTCTTTGTGCGTACGAACTTTGTGCTGTGTATGTTACAGCTGGTTCAAAGGCATCTCAGCAGTATTCGCCTTCTGGTTTCTTCTTTGGTGTATCAGCAATTGCCTTAGCAATTAACATGCTCTTTATATGTAGAATGGTGTTTAATG GAAACGGCTTAGATGTGGATGAGTATGTACGGAAGGCATACAAATTTGCCTATTCCGATTGTATAGAAGTGGGTCCTGTGGCTTGTTTACCAGAACCACCAGACCCTAATGAGCTTTATACTCGACAATCTAGCAG GGCTTCACATCTTGGGCTGCTATACCTTGGCTCACTTGTAGTACTTCTGGTATATTCCATCTTATATGGTCTGACTGCGAAGGAAGCACGTTGGCTTGGTGCTACCACATCAGCTGCTGTTATTATTCTTG ATTGGAACATGggagcatgcttgtatggtttcCAGCTTCTTCAAAGTCGTGTTGTGGCGCTATTTGTTGCTGGCACTTCACGTGTTTTTCTCATTTGCTTTGGAGTCCATTACTG gtACTTGGGGCATTGCATTAGCTACGCAGTTGTAGCTTCTGTGCTATTGGGGGCTGCTGTTTCTCGTCATTTTTCAGTTTCAAACCCATTAGCTGCAAGGAGAGATGCCTTACAGAGCACTGTTATTCGCCTTCGAGAGGGGTTTCGTAGGAAGGAACAGAACAGTTCATCAAGCTCATCTGAAGGTTGTGGCTCTAGCATGAAACGCAGTAGTAGTGTCGAAGCTGGTCCTCTTGGTAATGTTATTGAAGCTAGCAACAGGACTACAACACAAGATGCTAACAACTGGAATGTTCTATGTCGAACTGCAAGTTCCCGTGAAGGCATTAATAGCGATAAGAGCATAGATAGTGGAAGGCCAAGTTTAGCATTGCGTAGCAGTTCTTGCCGTTCGGTAATTCAAGAAGCAGAAGTAGGAACATATTCTGCTGAAAAAAACTTTGATCACAATAATTCCTTGGTGGTTTGTTCCAGCAGTGGTCTTGAAAGCCAAGGCTGTGAATCTAGCACTTCTAATTCCGCAAACCAACAAACATTAGATTTAAATTTAGCTATGGCTTTGCAAGAAAGGTTGAATGACCCTAGGATCACATCTATGTTGAAGCGAAGAGCAAGACAAGGTGATCGTGAACTGGCTAACCTACTGCAGGATAAGGGTTTGGATCCTAACTTTGTTATGATGTTGAAGGAGAAGAGCTTGGATCCAACTATTCTTGCTTTACTTCAGAGGAGTAGTTTGGACGCTGATAGAGATCATCGTGACAATACTGACATTACAATCGTTGACTCCAATAGTGTTGAGAATGCATTACCAAATCAAATTTCTCTGTCAGAAGAGCTGAGGCTTCATGGGCTTGAAAAATGGCTTCAGTTATCCAGGCTTGTTTTGCACCATGTAGCAGGAACTCCAGAGCGAGCATGGGTTCTGTTTAGTTTTGTGTTTGTCCTAGAAACGGTATTTGTGGCAATTTTCCGCCCAAAGATGATCCAAATAATAAGTGCCACCCACCAACAG TTTGAATTTGGGATTGCAGTGCTACTGCTGTCTCTCGTTGTTTGTTCAATAATGGCTTTTCTACGTTCACTTCAAGCTGAAGAAATGGCTATGACCTCGAAATCCCGCAAG TATGGCTTTCTTGCTTGGCTGCTTAGCACCTGTGTTGGATTGCTGCTTTCGTTTTTGAG CAAATCATCAGTTCTTCTTGGATTATCTTTGACTGTTCCTCTCATGGTGGCATGCCTTTCTGTTGCTTTTCCTATATGGATCCATAATGGCTACCAGCTCTGGTTTCCCCGATTACGATGGGCCAATCCTGAAGGAAACCCTCAATCCCCTGGAACAAAAGAG GGTATTGTTCTTTTTGTGTGTATGGTGCTGTTCACTGGATCTGTATTTGCTCTTGGTGGAATTGTCTCAGCAAAGCCTTTAGATGATTTGTCATACAAGGGATTGACTGGTGAGCAGAAAGGCTTTAGCTCTCCGTATGcatcatctatttatattggctGGGCTATGGCTTCCGCAGTTGCTTTGGTGGTTACCGGTGTACTGCCAATTGTTTCGTGGTTTGCAACATACAGATTTTCCTTGTCTTCTGCAGTGTGTGTTGGAATATTCACAG TTGTACTTGTGGCATTTTCTGGTGTATCCTATTTGGAGGTTATAAAGTCTAGATATGATGAAGTTCCAACAAAGGTTGATTTCCTTGCTGCTTTGCTTCCTTTGATCTGCATTCCAGCTCTACTGTCTCTTTCTTGTGGATTTTACAAATG GAAAGATGATAATTGGAGACTCTCTCGAGtggtatatatatttgttactcTTGGTCTTCTTCTTCTACTTGGTGCAATATCGGCTGTTACAGTAGTAGTTAAACCTTGGACG ATTGGTGTGGCATTTCTTTTGGTTCTTCTGATGATTGTTCTAGCAATTAGTGCTATCCACCATTGGGCATCAAACAATTTCTATTTGACAAGGACTCAGACATTCTTTGTTTGTTTCCTTGCTTTCCTTTTGGCTCTGGCAGCACTCATTGTCGGATGGTTTGGAG AGAGACCATTTGTGGGAGCGTCTGTTGgttacttttctttcttgtttctTCTTGCTGGGAGAGCATTGACT GTTCTTCTTTCACCACCTATTGTAGTTTACTCTCCCCGAGTTCTCCctgtatatgtttatgattctCATGCAGATTGCGGAAAGAATGTCAG TGTTGCATTTCTGATGCTCTATGGGATTGCATTGGCAACCGAAGGCTGGGGTGTTGTTGCCAGTTTGAAAATTTATCCTCCATTTGCTGGTGCTGCGGTATCAGCAGTTACCCTTGTTGTTTCCTTTGGTTTTGCTGTTTCCCGTCCCTGCTTGACTCTCAAG atgATGGAAGATGCCGTTCACTTTCTCAGCAAGGAAACTGTTATTCAAGCTATTGCTAGATCTGCCACGAAG ACCAGAAATGCTTTATCCGGAACATATTCAGCTCCCCAGAGGTCGGCTAGCTCAGCTGCTCTCCTAGTTGGTGACCCTACTATTACGCGTGATAGGGCAGGGAATTTTGTTCTTCCCAGAGCTGATGTCATGAAATTGAGGGATCGGTTGAGAAACGAAGAATTAGTTGCAGGGTCATTCTTTTGCAAAATGAGATCTGGGAGGAGGTTCCGTTTTGAGCCCTTAAGTGATGTGGATCACAGAAGACAAATGTGTGCTCATGCACGAATTTTGGCTTTGGAAGAAGCAATTGATACTGAATGGGTGTATATGTGGGATAAGTTTGGTGGCTATTTGCTTCTTTTACTTGGTTTGACTGCAAAGGCAGAGCGAGTGCAG GATGAGGTCCGCTTAAGACTTTTCCTTGAAAGCATTGGGTCTTCTGACCTAAGTgccaagaaaataaaaaaatggatGCCTGAGGACCGTAGGCAGTTTGAGATTATTCAAGAGAG TTACataagagagaaagagatggaAGAGGAACTATTAATGCAAAGACGTGAAGAGGAGGGTAGAGGTAAAGAAAGACGAAAGGCTCTCTTGGAGAAGGAAGAACGTAAATGGAAGGAGATAGAAGCTTCTCTCATATCCTCTATTCCTAATGCTGGAAGCAGGGAAGCAGCAGCCATGGCAGCTGCTGTTCGTGCTGTAGGAGGTGATTCTGTTCTTGATGATTCTTTTGCTCGAGAGAGAGTTTCTAGCATTGCTCGCAGGATACGTTCAACTCAGTTAGCTCGTCGAGCCCTTCAG ACGGGTATTGCGGATGCTGTTTGTGTTCTTGATGATGAACCAACTATAAGTGGGAGACATTACGGTCCGATTGATCCCAGCATATGTCAAACTAAAAAAGTTAGTTTTTCAATTGCTGTGATGATTCAACCCGAGTCTGGACCTGTTTGCCTTCTAGGCACTGAATTTCAGCAGAAAATTTGTTGGGAAATCTTGGTGGCTGGTTCTGAGCAAGGTATTGAAGCTGGACAAGTTGGGCTTCGATTGATCACCAAAGGTGATAGACAAACCACAGTTGCTAAGGAATGGAGCATTAGTGCAACAAGTATTGCGGATGGAAG GTGGCATATGGTAACAATGACAATTGATGCAGATTCAGGGGAGGCGACTTGCTATTTAGATGGCGGTTTCGATGGCTACCAAACTGCTTTACCATTACATGTTGGTGATAGTATTTGGGAACAAGGGACAGAAGTTTGGATTGGTGTCAGACCACCTATCGATATGGATGCATTTGGTAGGTCAGATAGTGAAGGAGCCGAGTCTAAGATGCATATAATGGATGTGTTCTTATGGGGAAGGTGTTTAACAGAAGACGAGATTGCTGCTCTTCATGGTGCCATAGGTTCAGATGAATACAGTATGGCTGATTATCCAGAAGATAATTGGCAGTGGGCCGATTCTCCGGTTCGG GTTGATGACTGGGATAGTGATCCGGCCGATGTAGACCTATATGACAGGGATGATGTTGATTGGGATGGACAATATTCAAGTGGGAGGAAACGGAGGTCTGATCGTGAGTGTGTGATGATTGACATGGTCCATCCAGATTCCTTTGCGAGAAGGTTTAGGAAGCCTAGAATGGAAACACAAGAAGAGATCAATCAGCGCATGCTTTCAGTTGAATTGGCTGTCAAAGAGGCCCTTACTGCAAGAGGCGAAAGGCACTTTACTGATCAGGAGTTCCCTCCAAGTGATCAATCATTATTTGTAGATCCAGACAACCCCCCTCAAAAGTTACAG GTTGTTTCTGATTGGATGAGGCCTGCTGATATAGCAAAGGAGAGCCGGCTTGATGCTCGGCCATGCTTATTTAATGGGGTTGCCAATCCTTCTGATGTTTGTCAG GGTCGATTGGGTGATTGCTGGTTTCTGAGTGCTGTTGCTGTTTTAACAGAAGTTTCACGAATATCAGAAGTAATTATTACTCCAGAGTACAACGATGAAGGGATCTACACTGTTCGTTTCTGTATTCAGGGCGAGTGGGTTCctgttgttgttgatgattggATTCCATGTGAATCGCCGGGTAAGCCAGCATTTGCCACTAGCAGGAAGGGAAACGAACTATGGGTCTCCTTACTGGAGAAGGCGTATGCGAAATTGCATGGCTCCTATGAAGCTCTAGAAGGTGGGCTAGTTCAGGATGCTCTTGTGGATCTTACTGGGGGTGCTGGTGAGGAGATTGACATGAGGAGTGCACAGGCCCAAATTGATCTTGCCAGTGGTAGACTGTGGTCTCAATTGTTGCGTTTCAAACAAGAAGGATTTCTACTTGGTGCTGGTAGTCCAACAGGTTCGGACGTGCATATCTCATCCAGTGGCATTGTGCAAGGGCATGCATACTCTCTCCTCCAG GTAAAAGAGGTGGATGGCCACAAGCTTATTCAGATACGAAATCCATGGGCAAATGAAGTTGAATGGAATGGCCCTTGGTCTGACTCATCACCAGAATGGACTGATAGGATGAAGCATAAGCTTAAGCATGTTCCACAG TCAAAAGATGGCATATTCTGGATGTCTTGGCAAGATTTTCAGATTCACTTTAGATCAATATATGTCTGTCGAGTGTACCCACCAGAGATGCGGTACTCCGTTCATGGTCAATGGCGAGGTTATAGTGCAGGTGGCTGCCAGGATTATGATACATGGCATCAAAATCCACAGTTTCGTTTACGGGCTACTGGTGCAGATGCTTCATTTCCAATTCATGTTTTCATTACGTTGACTCAG GGCGTGAGTTTCTCGAGGACAGTGGCCGGTTTCAGAAACTATCAATCCAGTCACGATTCAATGATGTTTTACATTGGAATGAGGATACTCAAAACGCGTGGTCGTCGGGCTGCTTATAATATCTACTTACACGAATCAGTTGGTGGCACAGATTATGTTAACTCTCGAGAAATATCTTGCGAAATGGTATTAGAGCCTGATCCTAAAGGTTACACGATAGTCCCTACTACTATACATCCTGGAGAAGAAGCACCATTTGTTCTCTCTGTTTTCACCAAAGCATCAGTAACTCTGGAACCCTTGTAG